From a single Gimesia fumaroli genomic region:
- a CDS encoding DUF1501 domain-containing protein: MKQDHCIQNQIPRRSFFQQVSTGIQGAALTWLLQQDLYAESKSKPHPETPSFGPQNQPRAKSVIHLFMNGGPSQMDLFDPKPLLDQFHGKQHFDKIAGEVEFPEQAGALMRSPFKFSQHGESGMWVSDVMPHLATQVDELTMIRSMYTTNLTHEPALYKIQSGSEFPGHPALGAWVSYGLGSENKNLPAYVVLDDPLGLPVNGIENWQAGFLPAQHQGTRFRATGSPVLNLKPGYDQPDAVSKLERDLITRLDKIHQRKHTHHHQLEARLSTYALAARMQIAASDALDLSQETAETQKMYGIGQPVTESYGRRCLIARRLIERGVRFVQLFINSQIWDTHSAIATSLKDACQRTDQPVAALLRDLKQRGLLDETLVMWGGEMGRLPIAQLSADKDERKSGRDHNKNALCTWMAGGGVKRGLTWGETDELGFAAVKNRVSVPDWHTTMLHLLGINHEELFIPRNGLNERLTGVGNHPRVIKEILA; encoded by the coding sequence ATGAAACAGGATCACTGCATTCAAAATCAAATACCGAGACGCAGTTTTTTTCAACAAGTCTCTACGGGGATTCAGGGGGCCGCATTGACCTGGCTGCTACAGCAGGATCTGTATGCCGAGTCAAAATCAAAACCCCACCCGGAAACGCCCTCATTTGGCCCGCAGAATCAACCGCGTGCGAAATCGGTCATCCATTTGTTTATGAATGGGGGACCGAGCCAGATGGATCTGTTTGATCCCAAGCCGTTACTCGATCAATTTCATGGTAAGCAGCACTTTGACAAAATCGCAGGGGAAGTCGAATTCCCAGAGCAAGCGGGCGCTTTGATGAGAAGCCCGTTCAAGTTTTCCCAACATGGTGAATCGGGAATGTGGGTTTCTGACGTCATGCCTCATCTGGCGACTCAGGTAGATGAACTCACCATGATTCGTTCGATGTATACCACCAACCTGACTCACGAACCCGCGCTCTACAAGATTCAATCGGGCAGTGAATTTCCGGGACACCCGGCTCTCGGCGCCTGGGTCTCGTATGGACTGGGAAGCGAAAACAAAAACCTGCCTGCTTACGTCGTTCTGGATGATCCCCTGGGACTGCCAGTCAATGGAATCGAGAACTGGCAGGCCGGTTTTCTGCCCGCACAACATCAGGGAACGCGATTTCGCGCGACAGGGTCTCCGGTATTGAACCTGAAGCCCGGTTATGATCAACCTGACGCCGTCTCCAAACTCGAACGTGACTTAATCACGCGTTTAGACAAAATCCATCAACGCAAGCATACGCACCATCATCAGTTGGAAGCGCGTCTATCGACTTACGCTCTGGCAGCACGGATGCAGATCGCCGCTTCGGATGCACTCGACCTTTCACAGGAGACAGCGGAAACACAAAAAATGTATGGCATCGGGCAGCCAGTCACCGAATCGTATGGTCGCAGATGCCTGATTGCCCGCAGACTGATTGAACGAGGCGTGCGATTCGTGCAGTTATTTATCAACAGTCAAATCTGGGATACTCACAGCGCGATCGCAACCAGCTTGAAAGATGCCTGTCAACGAACCGATCAACCGGTGGCTGCCTTGTTGAGAGATTTGAAACAACGTGGATTGTTAGACGAAACACTCGTCATGTGGGGTGGCGAAATGGGCCGCCTGCCAATCGCCCAACTCTCGGCAGATAAAGACGAACGCAAATCGGGCCGTGATCACAATAAAAATGCGCTCTGTACCTGGATGGCAGGCGGCGGCGTCAAGCGTGGACTGACCTGGGGGGAGACCGACGAATTGGGTTTTGCCGCTGTCAAAAATCGGGTCAGTGTGCCGGACTGGCACACCACGATGCTGCATCTTCTGGGAATAAACCACGAAGAACTCTTCATTCCCCGAAACGGTTTAAACGAACGCCTGACCGGCGTAGGCAACCACCCACGCGTAATCAAGGAAATTCTGGCTTAA
- a CDS encoding carboxypeptidase-like regulatory domain-containing protein yields the protein MRNSLWNQFTKVPRCLILFLVVSLPGCGGPEDTRPVRNSVSGVVTYQGNPVEDAIVVFRPVGSEGQTANGRTDAAGAFQMGTFEGTDGVVPGEYSVMISKLEATDTSQALPEDDPNYDPNPKVEAPPKNLLPEKYAKADTSGLTASVPEGEEVTDLKFELND from the coding sequence ATGCGAAATAGTTTGTGGAATCAATTTACAAAAGTTCCCCGTTGTCTGATATTATTTTTGGTTGTCTCGTTGCCTGGTTGTGGTGGCCCTGAAGACACGCGGCCGGTACGGAACTCAGTTTCTGGAGTGGTCACCTACCAGGGGAATCCAGTTGAAGATGCGATCGTTGTATTTCGCCCTGTTGGTTCAGAGGGGCAAACGGCAAACGGACGCACTGATGCGGCAGGCGCTTTTCAAATGGGGACTTTCGAAGGAACTGATGGTGTTGTGCCGGGAGAATATTCGGTCATGATTTCCAAGTTGGAAGCAACAGACACGAGCCAGGCCCTGCCCGAAGATGATCCTAACTATGATCCCAATCCGAAAGTAGAGGCGCCTCCCAAAAATCTGCTTCCGGAAAAATATGCGAAGGCTGATACCTCAGGACTGACGGCTTCAGTTCCTGAAGGAGAAGAAGTCACTGATCTGAAGTTTGAATTAAACGACTGA